In Geopsychrobacter electrodiphilus DSM 16401, a single window of DNA contains:
- a CDS encoding IS1595 family transposase has translation MTMKNKYAKRAHISERKFQQLVRLFAAGLEASQIAKLAGLNRNTVNRYLTKIRQRLAEYCNAQSPYSGEVEVDESFFGARRVKGKRGRGAYGKTIVFGIFQRNGHVYTEIVPDCSKATLQAVIRGKVELESIIYSDGWRGYNGLVDVGYGKHLRVDHGKDEFAKGRNHINGIERFWGHAKTRLVRFRGMSSNTFNLHLKECEFRFNHRGRDLSRLILRILRNQPLN, from the coding sequence ATGACTATGAAAAATAAGTACGCAAAAAGGGCGCACATTTCTGAGCGTAAATTTCAGCAACTTGTTCGCCTATTTGCGGCAGGTCTGGAAGCTTCCCAGATCGCGAAATTGGCTGGATTGAATCGCAACACAGTCAATCGTTATCTAACAAAAATCAGGCAGCGCCTGGCTGAATATTGCAACGCTCAGTCTCCTTATTCAGGAGAAGTCGAAGTTGACGAATCGTTCTTTGGTGCACGTCGCGTTAAGGGCAAAAGAGGCCGTGGCGCCTATGGAAAAACGATCGTCTTTGGTATCTTTCAACGGAACGGTCATGTCTACACCGAGATCGTCCCAGATTGTTCCAAAGCCACGCTACAAGCGGTTATTCGCGGCAAAGTAGAGCTTGAAAGTATCATCTACTCTGACGGCTGGCGCGGCTATAATGGTTTGGTCGATGTTGGTTATGGTAAACACCTTCGTGTTGACCACGGCAAGGATGAGTTTGCCAAAGGTCGTAACCACATCAACGGTATTGAAAGGTTTTGGGGCCATGCAAAAACACGACTCGTTCGTTTCCGTGGCATGTCATCAAACACCTTCAACTTGCATCTCAAAGAATGTGAGTTTAGGTTCAATCATAGAGGTCGGGATCTGAGTCGTTTGATCCTTCGTATTTTGCGGAATCAACCTCTAAACTAG
- a CDS encoding GTP pyrophosphokinase has product MASLNFELERRKFREYYDKHRTLFEMAKNATVSIIASLFKQSDIGEVTKIEGRVKEKDECIKKFHRKYQSKLESDEQPYQIKDYISDLIGIRIVCLYEDQIEMVSQALQRHFKIIDVTDKITAVESTEDSFGYKGLHMDLALSDELAVLPKYLPYAKLTFEVQIRSLIQDAWSVLDHKIKYKKSIPNDLRRRINVLSALFELADREFKEIRNATTELMQQATVAPIGDLPSEEETATEEVTNDKRINAFNFLRIARHFFRDFEFEDFKVDGFVQDILKLAPDFPKADLHRSLVQNMKTVRDYRTEFLSEDAENSFSPYTLIRHCLYLYDFKTFHRILSRVSRERFEIWLDRAAVQD; this is encoded by the coding sequence GTGGCTTCTCTTAATTTCGAGCTGGAACGACGTAAATTCCGTGAGTATTACGACAAGCACCGGACGCTCTTCGAGATGGCGAAGAACGCCACCGTCAGTATTATCGCCTCGCTGTTCAAACAATCGGACATCGGTGAAGTGACCAAGATTGAAGGGCGGGTCAAGGAGAAAGATGAATGCATCAAAAAATTCCATCGCAAATACCAGAGCAAACTCGAATCTGATGAGCAACCCTACCAGATCAAGGACTATATCTCCGACTTGATCGGCATCCGCATTGTCTGTCTGTACGAGGATCAGATTGAGATGGTTTCCCAGGCATTGCAGCGCCACTTTAAGATTATCGACGTCACTGACAAGATCACCGCCGTCGAGAGCACCGAAGACTCCTTCGGGTACAAGGGGCTGCACATGGATCTGGCCCTGAGCGATGAGCTGGCGGTCCTGCCCAAATATCTGCCCTACGCCAAGCTGACGTTTGAGGTGCAGATCCGTTCCCTGATTCAGGATGCCTGGAGTGTGCTGGACCATAAAATCAAATACAAAAAATCGATCCCCAACGACCTGCGCCGCAGAATCAACGTGCTGTCGGCCCTGTTCGAGTTAGCCGACCGCGAATTCAAGGAGATCCGCAACGCGACCACCGAACTGATGCAGCAAGCGACCGTAGCGCCAATCGGCGACCTACCGAGCGAAGAGGAGACTGCAACGGAAGAGGTCACCAATGATAAACGAATCAATGCCTTTAACTTTTTGCGCATCGCGCGACACTTCTTCCGCGATTTCGAATTCGAGGATTTCAAGGTCGACGGCTTTGTGCAGGACATTTTAAAACTGGCCCCTGACTTCCCCAAGGCCGATCTGCATCGCAGTTTAGTCCAGAATATGAAGACGGTCAGAGACTACCGGACGGAATTTTTGTCCGAAGATGCGGAGAACAGTTTCAGCCCATACACCCTGATCCGTCACTGTCTCTACCTGTATGATTTTAAAACCTTCCACCGCATCCTGTCGCGGGTCTCACGCGAACGCTTTGAAATCTGGCTCGATCGCGCCGCGGTCCAGGACTAG
- a CDS encoding radical SAM protein, translating to MNEIQTDPGYQGFEQGPIRPPSESESLLLRLTRNCSWNRCNFCSVYKRAQFSLRPQEHVLADIDAVHLQLQRVRQLSDGSGEPDYREISKLADGLSDSDQRALMAASSWFSGGMRSIFLQDGNSLVLKPEKLVTILEHIRLRFPSVERITSYARSQTIDKISAPDLERIAAAGLNRIHIGLESGANRVLLLMKKGCDQAQHIRAGLKVKQAGMELSEYVMPGLGGRELSHEHALETAEALNQINPDFIRLRSLAIPNHTELFNQWQSGEFVKLGDREVAQEILLFIETLNGISSTLKSDHILNLFQEIEGTFPQDKPAMLGVIQRFQKLPAAEQVIYQVGRRMGLFVRLDDLERPDCRARAVDACQRFNITPENVDLVIEELMKRFI from the coding sequence GTGAATGAGATACAAACCGACCCCGGCTACCAGGGCTTCGAGCAGGGCCCTATTCGACCACCGAGCGAATCCGAGAGCCTGTTGCTGCGGCTGACGCGTAATTGTTCCTGGAATCGCTGCAACTTCTGTTCTGTCTACAAGCGGGCCCAGTTCTCGCTTCGACCGCAGGAACACGTCCTGGCGGATATAGATGCCGTCCATCTGCAACTGCAAAGAGTGCGGCAGCTTTCTGATGGCTCTGGCGAGCCCGATTATCGCGAAATTTCCAAGCTGGCGGATGGCCTTTCTGACAGCGATCAACGGGCTCTGATGGCAGCCAGCAGCTGGTTTTCTGGCGGGATGCGCTCGATTTTCCTGCAGGACGGTAACAGTCTGGTGCTCAAACCAGAGAAACTTGTGACGATCCTCGAGCATATCCGGCTGCGCTTCCCCTCTGTCGAGCGGATCACCTCTTATGCGCGTTCGCAAACCATCGACAAGATCAGCGCGCCCGATCTGGAACGGATCGCCGCTGCGGGTCTCAACCGGATCCATATCGGCCTGGAATCCGGGGCGAATCGGGTGCTGCTTCTGATGAAAAAAGGCTGCGACCAGGCCCAGCACATCCGCGCCGGGCTGAAGGTTAAACAGGCCGGGATGGAACTTTCGGAATATGTGATGCCGGGACTCGGCGGGCGGGAACTGTCGCATGAGCACGCGCTGGAAACGGCCGAAGCCTTAAACCAGATCAATCCCGATTTTATCCGCCTGCGCAGTCTGGCGATCCCCAATCATACGGAACTGTTCAACCAGTGGCAGTCTGGAGAATTCGTCAAACTGGGGGATCGCGAGGTGGCCCAGGAGATTCTGCTGTTTATCGAAACCCTCAACGGAATCAGCAGCACCCTGAAGAGTGACCACATTCTCAACCTGTTCCAGGAGATCGAGGGGACCTTTCCACAGGACAAACCTGCCATGCTCGGCGTGATTCAACGGTTTCAAAAATTGCCTGCGGCAGAACAGGTGATCTATCAGGTTGGCCGTCGGATGGGACTGTTTGTCCGATTGGACGATCTGGAACGGCCTGATTGTCGGGCGCGTGCCGTTGACGCTTGCCAGCGGTTCAATATCACACCGGAGAATGTTGATCTGGTGATTGAAGAGCTGATGAAGAGATTTATCTGA
- the gorA gene encoding glutathione-disulfide reductase: MVRHFDYIVIGGGSGGIASANRAAMRGAKVAIIEAHLLGGTCVNLGCVPKKVMWYGAQVAETIKQYAPDYGFDLEIKNFSWSKLVKNRNAYIERIHQSYHNSLNSNGVILIKGFARFVDRKTVEVDGEHYTAAHILITVGGRPTLPNIPGAEFGIDSNGFFALTEQPKRVAVVGAGYIAVELAGMLNSLGTETHLFVRRHAPLRNFEPLLVDTLIEVMADNGPCLHTQALPDKVSKEKDGSLTLHLKNGERHHVDQLIWAVGRHPATDEMNIDAAGVTRTASGYIKVDAFQNTLTANIYAVGDVVAGGIELTPVAVKAGRLLAERLFNPEMPQAKMDYSLVPTVVFSHPPIGTIGLTEPEAITQYGEGQIRVYTSGFTAMYTAVTQHRQPCKMKLVCAGPEEKIVGLHGIGYGVDEMIQGFAVAIKMGATKADFDSVVAIHPTGAEEFVTMR; encoded by the coding sequence ATGGTCCGGCATTTTGACTATATTGTGATCGGCGGCGGCAGTGGCGGCATCGCCTCGGCCAATCGGGCGGCAATGCGTGGTGCCAAGGTTGCCATTATCGAGGCCCACCTGTTGGGTGGAACCTGCGTCAACCTCGGTTGTGTCCCCAAGAAGGTCATGTGGTATGGCGCCCAGGTGGCGGAAACAATCAAACAATATGCGCCGGATTACGGCTTTGATCTGGAGATTAAGAATTTCAGCTGGTCAAAACTGGTTAAAAACCGCAACGCCTACATCGAACGCATCCACCAGAGCTACCACAACTCTCTGAACAGTAACGGAGTCATCCTGATCAAAGGATTCGCCCGGTTTGTTGACCGAAAAACCGTTGAGGTCGACGGTGAACACTATACCGCTGCGCATATCCTGATCACGGTGGGCGGTCGCCCGACGCTCCCGAACATTCCGGGAGCCGAGTTCGGCATCGATTCAAACGGCTTTTTTGCCCTGACTGAACAACCCAAACGGGTCGCCGTCGTTGGCGCGGGGTATATTGCGGTCGAGTTGGCAGGCATGCTCAACAGTCTGGGCACCGAGACCCACCTGTTTGTGCGCAGGCACGCGCCACTGCGCAACTTCGAGCCACTGCTGGTCGACACCCTGATCGAGGTGATGGCCGACAATGGGCCCTGCCTGCACACCCAGGCATTACCGGACAAGGTCAGCAAAGAGAAGGACGGCAGTCTGACCCTGCACCTCAAAAATGGTGAACGTCATCATGTCGACCAACTCATCTGGGCCGTTGGCCGCCATCCAGCGACCGATGAGATGAACATCGATGCCGCCGGGGTGACCAGAACCGCATCCGGCTATATCAAGGTTGACGCTTTTCAAAATACCCTAACCGCTAACATCTATGCCGTCGGAGATGTGGTCGCTGGCGGGATTGAACTGACCCCGGTTGCCGTCAAGGCGGGACGCCTGCTGGCCGAACGCCTGTTTAATCCAGAAATGCCGCAGGCTAAAATGGACTACAGCCTGGTGCCGACCGTGGTCTTCAGCCATCCACCGATCGGCACCATCGGCCTGACCGAACCTGAGGCCATCACACAGTATGGTGAAGGGCAGATCAGGGTCTACACCTCAGGCTTTACCGCGATGTACACCGCAGTGACCCAGCATCGACAGCCGTGCAAAATGAAGCTGGTCTGCGCTGGTCCAGAAGAAAAAATCGTCGGTTTGCATGGGATCGGCTACGGAGTGGACGAGATGATCCAGGGTTTTGCGGTTGCGATCAAGATGGGTGCGACCAAGGCAGACTTTGACAGCGTCGTGGCAATTCATCCCACCGGCGCCGAAGAATTTGTCACCATGAGATAA
- the hypD gene encoding trans-4-hydroxy-L-proline dehydratase, which produces MNPRIQRLRKLSVETTPSLSIERALHETAFYQENYGKYSIPVLRALNFLDHCRKKTIYLGDDELIVGERGPRPKVVPTFPELTCHSVEDFQVLNTREQQRYTISAEDIDTYAREVIPYWQGKTIRERIFGHVPPEWQVAYEAGLFTEFMEQRAPGHTALDGQIYQQGMLDCKARIAAEIAGLDYLTDPAATDKFEELKAMDISCDAVILFAERHACLAEELAEKESDPQRVMELQQIARVCRRVPAHAPETFHEAIQMYWFVHLGTITELNGWDAMNPGHFDQHLAPFYAREIAAGSLTREQAKELLCCFWIKVNNHPAPPKVGITARESGTYNDFTNLNIGGITGEGKDGVSEVSYLMLEIVEELHILQPGNAVHISSKTPERFLQAACKVIRQGHGYPSIFNPDVYTIELMRQGKSLRDAREGGCSGCIEVGAFGKEAFVLTGYLNVPKILEITLNNGIDPLSGKRVGIETGDPGTFKGYAQLYAAFVRQLNYVVETKIRVSNYIDRMFAKYAPAPFLSVVIADCISKGRDYYDAGPRYNTNYIQCTGLGTVTDSLAALKTHVFEQQSFSMERVLSAMAKNFEGEEFLRQTLVNKTPFFGNDDDCADDIALQVYADLLAAIDGKPNVKGENFHLNMLSTTCHIYFGKMMGATPNGRFAGKSISDGTSPSHGADTHGPSAVVRSLTKLDHTLSGGTLLNQRFMPSLLKRDEDIKKLAQLVRSYFTLGGHHIQFNIVDTATLKAAQETPEDYKDLLVRMAGYSDYFNDMNADLQQEVIERTENEAF; this is translated from the coding sequence ATGAATCCGCGTATTCAGCGACTACGCAAACTGAGCGTCGAGACCACACCGAGCCTGTCGATTGAGCGAGCGCTGCATGAGACCGCTTTTTACCAGGAGAACTATGGGAAGTATTCGATCCCGGTGCTGCGGGCACTGAACTTCCTCGACCACTGTCGAAAGAAGACCATCTATCTTGGTGATGATGAGCTGATTGTTGGCGAACGTGGGCCACGGCCCAAGGTCGTGCCGACCTTCCCTGAGCTGACCTGTCATAGCGTCGAGGATTTTCAGGTGCTGAATACCCGCGAGCAGCAGCGCTATACGATCAGCGCCGAGGATATTGACACCTATGCGCGCGAGGTGATCCCCTACTGGCAGGGGAAGACGATCCGCGAGCGAATTTTCGGCCATGTCCCACCGGAGTGGCAGGTCGCCTACGAGGCCGGACTGTTTACCGAATTTATGGAGCAGCGCGCGCCGGGGCACACCGCGCTTGACGGACAGATCTATCAGCAGGGGATGCTCGATTGCAAGGCCCGGATCGCGGCTGAAATTGCCGGCCTCGATTATCTGACCGACCCGGCGGCGACCGATAAATTCGAAGAGCTGAAGGCCATGGATATCAGCTGCGACGCGGTGATCCTTTTTGCCGAACGTCATGCCTGTCTGGCCGAAGAGCTGGCCGAAAAAGAAAGCGATCCGCAGCGTGTTATGGAATTACAGCAGATCGCCAGGGTCTGTCGCCGGGTGCCGGCCCACGCGCCTGAGACCTTCCATGAGGCGATCCAGATGTACTGGTTCGTACATCTCGGCACCATTACCGAGCTGAATGGCTGGGATGCGATGAACCCCGGTCATTTCGACCAGCATCTGGCCCCCTTCTATGCGCGCGAAATCGCCGCCGGCAGCCTGACGCGGGAGCAGGCCAAGGAGCTGCTCTGCTGCTTCTGGATCAAGGTCAACAACCATCCGGCGCCGCCCAAGGTCGGTATTACCGCGCGGGAGAGCGGCACCTACAACGACTTCACCAATCTCAATATCGGCGGCATCACCGGCGAAGGGAAGGACGGCGTCAGCGAAGTCTCCTACCTCATGCTCGAGATCGTTGAAGAGCTGCACATTCTGCAACCGGGCAATGCGGTGCACATCAGCAGCAAGACCCCAGAGCGATTTTTGCAGGCGGCCTGTAAGGTCATCCGTCAGGGGCACGGTTATCCGTCCATCTTCAACCCCGATGTCTATACCATCGAGCTGATGCGCCAGGGCAAATCGCTGCGCGACGCTCGCGAAGGGGGCTGCAGCGGATGCATCGAGGTTGGGGCCTTTGGCAAGGAAGCTTTCGTGCTGACCGGCTATCTCAACGTTCCGAAAATTCTTGAAATCACCCTGAATAACGGGATCGATCCGCTCTCCGGCAAACGGGTCGGTATCGAGACCGGTGATCCGGGCACCTTCAAAGGCTATGCACAACTGTACGCGGCCTTTGTCCGTCAATTGAATTATGTGGTGGAGACCAAAATCCGGGTCAGCAACTACATCGACCGCATGTTCGCCAAGTACGCTCCGGCGCCGTTTTTATCGGTGGTGATTGCGGACTGCATCAGCAAGGGGCGGGACTACTATGATGCCGGTCCGCGCTACAACACCAACTATATTCAGTGCACCGGACTCGGAACGGTTACCGACAGCCTCGCGGCACTGAAGACGCACGTCTTTGAACAACAGAGTTTTTCCATGGAACGCGTCCTTTCTGCTATGGCGAAGAACTTTGAAGGTGAGGAGTTCCTGCGCCAGACCCTGGTCAACAAGACCCCTTTCTTCGGTAATGATGATGATTGTGCCGACGATATTGCCCTGCAGGTCTACGCCGATCTGCTGGCGGCCATCGACGGCAAGCCGAACGTCAAGGGGGAGAACTTTCACCTCAACATGCTCTCGACCACTTGTCATATCTACTTCGGCAAGATGATGGGCGCTACGCCCAACGGGCGCTTTGCCGGCAAGTCGATCAGCGACGGCACCTCGCCCTCCCACGGTGCCGATACCCACGGACCTTCGGCGGTGGTCCGCTCCCTGACCAAGCTCGACCATACGCTGTCGGGCGGCACCCTGCTGAATCAGCGCTTTATGCCGAGCCTGCTGAAGCGTGACGAGGATATTAAAAAACTCGCTCAACTGGTGCGCAGCTACTTCACCCTGGGTGGTCACCATATCCAGTTCAACATCGTTGACACCGCGACCCTGAAGGCCGCACAGGAAACCCCGGAAGACTATAAGGATCTATTGGTGCGTATGGCGGGCTATAGCGATTACTTCAATGATATGAATGCCGACCTGCAGCAGGAAGTGATCGAGCGCACCGAGAATGAGGCCTTTTAG
- a CDS encoding glycyl-radical enzyme activating protein, with translation MPQSLLFDIKRYSINEGPGIRLTIFFKGCPLGCRWCHNPESISSTPQKMYTAAKCIGCRACIEVCTQQACRMTADGIVTDLLYCDACGCCAEVCPSRASELSGRRYTQAELMGIIEKEIPFFDQSGGGVTFSGGEPLAHLQPLLGLLQGCGDRGLHRCIDTSGFAPWESLEQVTRQAELFLFDLKLLDAARHKEWTGVDNRLILENLQRLAATGADIRIRVPLISGINTDSENIEALGTLVAGLPGGARPLDLLPYHGIAAHKYAKLNQSYNETGLLAPEEGDIDAIRQQLQKFGLLVSVGG, from the coding sequence GTGCCACAGAGTCTCCTCTTTGATATCAAGCGCTACTCGATCAACGAGGGCCCAGGCATCCGTTTGACGATTTTCTTTAAGGGCTGTCCTTTGGGTTGCCGCTGGTGTCACAACCCTGAAAGTATTTCGTCGACACCGCAGAAGATGTACACGGCCGCAAAATGTATCGGCTGCCGCGCCTGCATCGAGGTCTGTACGCAGCAGGCTTGTCGCATGACGGCAGACGGGATAGTTACGGACCTTCTGTACTGTGACGCCTGCGGTTGTTGTGCGGAGGTCTGCCCGTCACGGGCGTCTGAACTGTCCGGTCGCCGCTATACACAAGCTGAACTGATGGGGATTATCGAGAAGGAGATCCCTTTTTTTGATCAGTCGGGAGGGGGGGTGACCTTCTCCGGGGGTGAGCCGCTCGCCCATCTGCAACCCCTCCTGGGGTTGCTGCAAGGCTGTGGTGACCGCGGTCTGCATCGCTGTATTGATACTTCGGGTTTCGCCCCCTGGGAAAGTCTCGAACAGGTTACCAGGCAGGCCGAACTGTTTCTGTTTGATCTGAAATTGCTCGACGCCGCGCGTCACAAAGAGTGGACCGGGGTGGACAATCGGCTGATTCTCGAAAATCTGCAGCGTCTGGCTGCAACCGGAGCCGACATCCGGATCCGCGTTCCCCTGATCAGTGGAATCAACACCGATTCGGAAAATATTGAGGCGCTCGGAACCCTGGTCGCCGGCCTGCCCGGTGGCGCCCGGCCGCTCGATCTGCTCCCTTATCACGGCATTGCAGCGCACAAATATGCAAAATTAAACCAGAGCTATAATGAAACCGGTTTGCTAGCCCCAGAGGAGGGGGATATTGATGCCATTCGTCAACAGCTACAGAAGTTTGGTCTTCTGGTCAGTGTCGGTGGCTGA
- a CDS encoding DMT family transporter, whose product MIQKTQIKNNTGTVYILGAALLWGTTGTAQSFAPVGFDTTVIGFLRLAIGGLALIALAAWRKELGKFGDWQFWPTVLAALFMASYQVCFFSAVSKTGVAVGTIVGIGSAPIAGGLLGFLFRGERPGKRWQVSTLLALVGCSLLSLGGSSLKVDPLGILLAFGAGFSYAGYALMIKGLLEKQAPTAVMAVVVCLGALLLSPLLIGRDLHWLVQTRSILVVLHLGLATMALSYWLFARGLQRATVAATVTLSLAEPMTAATLGILLLGEQLTPQAFGGIALIFAGLMLLVLPLNLLMRRAVRSSR is encoded by the coding sequence GTGATTCAAAAAACACAGATTAAAAATAATACCGGGACAGTTTACATCCTGGGTGCGGCCTTGCTCTGGGGAACTACGGGCACCGCACAATCCTTCGCCCCGGTCGGCTTCGATACGACGGTGATCGGTTTTTTGCGGCTTGCCATCGGAGGACTGGCCTTGATAGCGTTGGCGGCCTGGCGCAAGGAACTCGGCAAATTTGGCGACTGGCAATTTTGGCCAACGGTGTTGGCGGCTCTTTTTATGGCCAGTTATCAGGTCTGTTTTTTTAGCGCGGTCAGCAAGACCGGCGTCGCCGTGGGAACCATAGTCGGAATCGGCAGCGCCCCCATTGCCGGGGGACTGCTCGGGTTTCTCTTTCGAGGTGAGCGTCCCGGCAAGCGTTGGCAGGTATCGACCCTGCTGGCGTTGGTCGGTTGCAGTCTGTTGAGTCTGGGAGGCTCTTCCTTAAAGGTTGATCCCCTCGGGATTCTCCTGGCGTTCGGCGCCGGTTTCTCTTATGCCGGATATGCCCTGATGATCAAGGGACTGCTCGAAAAGCAGGCTCCCACAGCGGTCATGGCGGTGGTGGTGTGTTTGGGTGCATTGTTGCTTTCTCCGCTATTGATCGGCAGGGATCTTCACTGGCTGGTCCAGACTCGCTCTATTCTTGTCGTGCTGCATCTGGGGTTGGCAACCATGGCGCTCTCTTACTGGCTGTTCGCGCGCGGTCTGCAACGGGCGACGGTCGCTGCAACGGTAACCCTGTCCCTGGCCGAACCGATGACCGCCGCGACCCTCGGCATCTTGCTGCTTGGTGAGCAATTAACGCCGCAAGCCTTCGGCGGGATTGCGCTGATCTTCGCCGGGTTGATGCTGCTGGTCCTTCCGCTTAATCTGTTGATGCGCCGGGCAGTCAGGAGCAGCAGATGA
- a CDS encoding DMT family transporter, with product MTRQGKAYVYGLTTVLIWSTIASAFKISLRYLEPIQLLLYAGSVSTLLLAVILLVQGKFRLIFHCTRQQYAMSLLLGILNPFLYYLILLQAYSLLPAQQAQPLNYTWAITLALLSVPLLGQKLRLVELGALLLSYAGVVVIATEGHPFSLNFSDGTGVVLALSSTVIWALYWIYNTRDTRDPVVALLVNFLCSFPFVLGYCLIFSELVWPPLPGLLGAVYIGFFEMGACYVMWLLALRYAENAARISSLIFLAPFLSLFFIHFLVGEEILPSTFVGLVLIVAGLLWQRVLGSKIAD from the coding sequence ATGACGCGTCAAGGTAAAGCCTACGTCTATGGGCTGACCACGGTGCTCATCTGGTCGACCATCGCCTCGGCCTTCAAGATCTCGCTGCGCTACCTCGAACCAATCCAGCTGCTGCTCTACGCCGGTTCGGTATCGACATTGCTGCTGGCAGTCATTCTGCTGGTGCAGGGGAAGTTTCGGCTGATCTTTCACTGCACTCGTCAACAGTATGCCATGTCGTTGCTGCTCGGGATTCTTAATCCGTTTCTTTATTACCTCATTCTGCTGCAGGCCTACTCGCTCCTCCCCGCCCAGCAGGCCCAACCCTTGAACTATACCTGGGCGATCACCCTCGCGCTTTTGTCAGTACCGCTTCTGGGGCAGAAACTGCGGCTGGTGGAATTGGGCGCCCTGCTGCTCAGTTACGCCGGAGTCGTGGTGATCGCCACCGAAGGCCACCCCTTCAGCCTGAATTTCAGCGATGGTACCGGTGTCGTTCTGGCCCTGTCGAGCACAGTTATCTGGGCGCTCTACTGGATCTATAACACCCGGGATACACGTGATCCGGTGGTGGCATTGCTGGTCAACTTTCTGTGCAGTTTCCCTTTTGTGCTTGGTTACTGTCTGATTTTTTCTGAACTGGTCTGGCCGCCTCTGCCGGGGCTGCTCGGCGCAGTCTATATCGGATTTTTTGAAATGGGGGCCTGTTATGTCATGTGGCTCTTGGCCTTGCGTTATGCAGAAAACGCTGCCCGTATCAGCAGCTTGATCTTTCTTGCGCCCTTTTTGTCCCTCTTTTTTATCCATTTTCTGGTCGGTGAAGAGATTCTGCCTTCGACCTTTGTCGGGTTGGTGCTGATTGTCGCGGGGTTGTTATGGCAAAGAGTGTTGGGCTCGAAGATTGCGGATTGA
- a CDS encoding c-type cytochrome, which yields MKRLLQLFMVLFVVAALAAPVVAASSRSGKRVYKKTCKSCHTKNGEGGKLSPLMKTQAQWRTYFNDNRHQDKPEIWKGMSEKQQKDLLKFFLDFALDSDQPETCG from the coding sequence ATGAAGAGGTTACTGCAATTATTTATGGTTCTGTTCGTGGTTGCGGCACTGGCAGCACCAGTGGTGGCTGCTAGTTCGCGCTCGGGCAAGCGCGTTTACAAAAAAACGTGCAAAAGCTGCCATACTAAAAATGGTGAAGGGGGCAAGCTCTCTCCGCTGATGAAGACCCAGGCCCAGTGGCGCACCTATTTCAACGACAACCGACATCAGGACAAACCCGAAATCTGGAAGGGGATGAGTGAGAAGCAACAGAAAGATTTGTTGAAATTTTTCCTGGATTTTGCGCTCGATTCCGATCAGCCGGAAACCTGTGGTTAG
- a CDS encoding c-type heme family protein, giving the protein MLRNMSIRKRLFVILSVVYIITMVGAIAGGYFLLDRDSLREAKEKTELFTTVMSANQEFMASDVRPEIMDQLPDAYFPAATVGIVMMGETAKIIQEKYPEYVFKVASPNPLNKDNLSDSFENSIISSFNTGDFDKWEGSITKGGKRFYATAVPIEARKSCIWCHDTPETANPEMVKEYGRDSGYGYEVGDVVGGRFVYVSMAAADAMTYKKLALFGGGISLLFLLAILIIDRVVISTVVKPIERIVEVAEAISRGKMDREFDVKGNDEIKLLADAFNRMKVSLAKAMDILRK; this is encoded by the coding sequence ATGCTTAGAAACATGAGTATCCGTAAACGTTTATTTGTCATTTTATCCGTGGTTTACATTATTACGATGGTCGGCGCCATCGCCGGCGGATACTTTCTTCTCGATCGTGATTCACTCCGCGAAGCGAAAGAAAAAACCGAGCTCTTCACCACCGTCATGTCCGCCAACCAGGAATTTATGGCGAGCGATGTCCGACCCGAGATTATGGATCAACTCCCCGATGCCTACTTCCCCGCGGCCACGGTTGGCATCGTCATGATGGGTGAAACTGCTAAAATTATTCAGGAAAAATATCCAGAGTATGTTTTCAAAGTCGCGTCACCCAATCCTCTAAATAAAGACAATCTCTCCGATTCTTTTGAAAATTCAATTATTTCCAGCTTTAACACAGGTGACTTCGACAAATGGGAAGGCTCAATCACCAAGGGCGGTAAACGCTTTTACGCAACTGCCGTTCCCATTGAAGCACGAAAAAGCTGTATCTGGTGTCACGACACACCTGAAACAGCCAATCCTGAGATGGTTAAAGAGTACGGGCGTGATTCAGGCTATGGCTATGAAGTTGGAGATGTCGTTGGTGGTCGCTTTGTTTATGTCTCGATGGCAGCAGCTGACGCGATGACCTATAAAAAATTGGCCCTGTTTGGGGGCGGCATCAGTCTTCTCTTTCTGCTCGCTATTTTGATTATCGACCGTGTCGTGATCAGCACCGTCGTCAAACCGATCGAAAGAATCGTCGAAGTCGCCGAAGCGATCAGCCGCGGTAAAATGGATCGCGAGTTTGACGTGAAAGGGAATGACGAAATCAAACTGTTGGCGGACGCCTTCAATCGAATGAAGGTTTCGCTGGCCAAGGCGATGGATATCCTCAGGAAATAA